Proteins encoded in a region of the Isosphaeraceae bacterium EP7 genome:
- a CDS encoding NADH-quinone oxidoreductase subunit M — protein MSDDLLLSLLWAIPLGGCLFVLLIPKTMVAAIRGFALGVTVLTSLLTLVAFSTYTSGENTPMARTLRDRAAANPIISGLEAPGQASLSGQPTASQPASADGDLVVRNAWIPAFNIQYYLGLDGISLSLILLAGLVNSLACLASFSIEKNVKGYFSLFLLLTSSMMGVFLALDMFLFYVFFEVMLLPMYFLIAIWGGENREYAAIKFLLYTLFGSVFILVAILILFFSTGDAPSTLNGVPYTAHSFDAVKVAQAASETSYYGVATQRVVFLLFLIGFLVKLPSFPFHTWLPDAHVQAPTPISMILAGVLLKIGGYGLIRLAWPLAPAGAYDWAPYVAGLGVFSIIYGALAAMAQTDFKKLVAYSSVSHMGYVTLGMAAMNLVDDPRYYAYGVNGAMFMMLAHGITSTGMFFLVGVIYERAHTRDLNKFGGLWNVMPMYGAVSFLLFFGSMGLPGLCGFIAEVFVVLAAFKYSPILGVLAAAAVILTAGYILWTLQRIFLGKLPGQAADDHGHGHGHGDESTHAVEHAHGHHDVDLSKLPDLTGREILISIPLVVLTVIMGVAPQLILSWMSPSVDQMVNAVAKGEARVTPKPVIFAQPAIKATLAEPAAAAR, from the coding sequence ATGAGCGACGACCTGCTGCTGAGCCTGCTATGGGCGATCCCCCTGGGCGGATGCCTGTTCGTCCTGCTCATCCCCAAGACGATGGTCGCGGCAATCCGCGGCTTCGCCCTGGGAGTCACGGTGCTGACGTCGCTGCTGACGCTGGTCGCGTTCAGCACGTACACGTCGGGCGAGAACACGCCGATGGCGCGCACGCTGCGCGATCGCGCGGCGGCCAACCCCATCATCTCGGGCCTTGAGGCCCCCGGCCAGGCGAGCCTGTCGGGCCAGCCCACCGCGTCCCAACCGGCCTCGGCCGATGGCGACCTGGTCGTCCGCAACGCCTGGATCCCGGCGTTCAACATCCAGTATTACCTGGGCCTGGACGGCATCAGCCTGAGCCTGATCCTGCTGGCCGGGCTGGTGAACTCGCTGGCCTGCCTGGCGTCGTTCTCCATCGAGAAGAACGTCAAGGGGTACTTCTCGCTGTTCCTGCTGCTGACGTCGAGCATGATGGGCGTCTTCCTGGCGCTCGACATGTTCCTCTTCTACGTCTTCTTCGAAGTGATGCTGCTGCCGATGTACTTCCTCATCGCCATCTGGGGCGGCGAGAACAGGGAGTACGCGGCGATCAAGTTCCTGCTGTACACCCTCTTCGGCTCGGTCTTCATCCTGGTCGCCATCCTGATCCTGTTCTTCTCCACCGGCGACGCCCCGTCGACCTTGAACGGGGTGCCTTACACCGCGCATAGCTTCGACGCGGTGAAGGTGGCGCAGGCGGCGTCCGAGACGAGCTATTACGGGGTGGCAACCCAGCGCGTCGTCTTCTTGCTGTTCCTGATCGGCTTCCTGGTCAAGCTGCCCAGCTTCCCGTTCCACACCTGGTTGCCCGACGCCCACGTGCAGGCGCCCACGCCCATCTCGATGATCCTGGCGGGCGTCCTGCTGAAGATCGGCGGCTACGGACTGATCCGGCTCGCCTGGCCGCTTGCCCCCGCGGGTGCCTATGACTGGGCCCCCTACGTCGCGGGCCTCGGCGTCTTCAGCATCATTTACGGCGCTCTGGCGGCCATGGCGCAGACCGACTTCAAGAAGCTGGTGGCCTACAGCTCGGTCAGCCACATGGGCTACGTCACGCTGGGCATGGCGGCGATGAACCTGGTGGACGACCCCCGCTACTACGCCTACGGCGTGAACGGGGCGATGTTCATGATGCTGGCCCACGGCATCACGTCCACCGGCATGTTCTTCCTCGTCGGCGTCATCTATGAGCGGGCCCACACCCGCGACCTGAACAAGTTCGGCGGCCTCTGGAACGTGATGCCGATGTACGGGGCCGTCTCGTTCCTGCTTTTCTTCGGCTCGATGGGCCTGCCCGGCCTCTGCGGCTTCATCGCCGAGGTCTTCGTCGTCTTGGCCGCGTTCAAGTACAGCCCCATCCTGGGCGTGCTGGCCGCCGCGGCGGTGATCCTGACGGCCGGCTACATCCTCTGGACTCTCCAGCGCATCTTCCTGGGCAAGCTCCCCGGCCAGGCCGCCGACGACCACGGGCATGGACATGGCCACGGAGACGAGTCGACGCATGCCGTCGAGCACGCCCACGGCCACCATGATGTCGACCTCTCCAAGCTGCCCGACCTGACCGGCCGCGAGATCCTGATCTCCATCCCGCTCGTCGTCCTGACCGTTATCATGGGCGTCGCCCCGCAGCTGATCCTCTCGTGGATGAGCCCGTCGGTCGACCAGATGGTGAACGCCGTGGCCAAGGGCGAGGCCCGGGTCACGCCCAAGCCCGTCATCTTCGCCCAGCCCGCAATCAAGGCCACCCTCGCCGAGCCCGCCGCCGCGGCACGCTGA
- a CDS encoding carbon-nitrogen hydrolase family protein, which produces MLNDVRIAAVAVDTQPGQLAENLEKISEWAGNAASAGAQLVLFQELSLSGFLPNHPTQDHDAWLRETLQIGRTIAQALDGPAVRGLARIAAEHGLMVSAGLLEDAGNVLHNTQVLVDGSGLVGHWRKMHVPMYETPFYNGGGVPKVVETPLGRIGANICFDALMPESTRLLAVQNVEIVLFPFASDPPPVTPQGWASWAGTALKSRCAENGVYGVACNYVGTPTCASVSQFFPGGGMAVDPRGNVFGDWAAPTGEPGMLVVDLSADVLRQARAEPEYLYRFRRPELYGSLAEVR; this is translated from the coding sequence ATGCTCAACGACGTGCGCATCGCCGCGGTCGCCGTGGACACACAGCCGGGGCAGCTCGCGGAGAATCTCGAGAAAATCTCCGAATGGGCCGGCAACGCCGCCTCGGCAGGCGCCCAACTGGTGCTGTTCCAGGAGCTTTCCCTCTCGGGGTTCCTGCCGAACCATCCCACGCAGGACCACGACGCCTGGCTGCGTGAGACGCTCCAGATCGGCCGGACGATCGCCCAGGCGCTCGACGGCCCGGCCGTCCGGGGTCTTGCCCGGATCGCGGCCGAGCACGGCCTGATGGTCTCCGCGGGCCTGCTGGAAGACGCCGGGAACGTGCTCCACAACACCCAGGTTCTGGTGGATGGGTCAGGGCTGGTCGGGCACTGGCGCAAGATGCACGTCCCCATGTATGAGACGCCGTTCTACAACGGCGGGGGTGTGCCCAAAGTGGTCGAGACCCCGCTGGGACGCATCGGCGCGAATATCTGCTTCGATGCCCTGATGCCGGAATCGACCCGCCTGCTCGCCGTCCAGAACGTCGAGATCGTCCTCTTCCCCTTCGCCTCCGACCCTCCCCCCGTGACCCCTCAGGGGTGGGCCAGTTGGGCGGGAACCGCGTTGAAGTCCCGATGCGCCGAGAACGGCGTCTACGGCGTCGCCTGCAACTATGTCGGCACGCCGACCTGCGCCTCGGTCAGCCAGTTCTTCCCGGGGGGTGGGATGGCCGTCGACCCGCGTGGGAACGTCTTCGGCGACTGGGCGGCCCCCACCGGAGAGCCCGGCATGCTCGTCGTCGACCTCTCGGCCGACGTCCTGCGCCAGGCCCGCGCCGAGCCGGAATACCTCTACCGCTTCCGCCGCCCCGAGTTGTATGGCTCGCTCGCCGAAGTCCGATGA
- a CDS encoding SDR family oxidoreductase produces the protein MSTTTKVAIVTGSATGIGRATAWMLADRGYSVVVNYSKSKAEAEEAADGVRSRGAKVIVVQANVGDDGQVRGMVERTVAEFGGLDVLVNNAATTSFVEHRDLDGLTESVWDDILQVNVKGTFYACRAAMPHLEGRGGNIVNVASVAGIAGAGSSIAYAASKGAVITLTKSLAKAFAPKVRVNAVAPGPVQTRWLADHQDMVEQAMKATPLGRPATAEDIAEAIVFLADVTSLMTAQVVVLDGGRTI, from the coding sequence ATGAGCACGACTACGAAGGTTGCGATCGTCACCGGTTCGGCCACGGGCATCGGTCGGGCGACGGCCTGGATGCTGGCGGATCGCGGCTATTCGGTCGTCGTGAATTACTCGAAGTCGAAGGCCGAGGCGGAGGAGGCGGCCGACGGGGTCCGGTCCCGGGGTGCCAAGGTGATCGTGGTTCAGGCGAATGTCGGCGATGATGGGCAGGTTCGGGGGATGGTCGAGCGGACGGTCGCCGAGTTCGGCGGGCTGGATGTGCTGGTGAACAATGCTGCGACGACGTCGTTCGTCGAGCATCGCGACCTGGACGGGCTGACGGAGTCGGTCTGGGACGACATCCTCCAGGTGAACGTCAAGGGGACGTTCTACGCCTGCCGGGCGGCGATGCCGCACCTGGAAGGGCGGGGGGGGAACATCGTCAACGTGGCGAGCGTGGCGGGCATCGCCGGCGCGGGCAGCTCGATCGCGTATGCGGCCAGCAAGGGGGCCGTCATCACGCTGACCAAGAGCCTGGCCAAGGCGTTCGCGCCCAAGGTTCGGGTCAACGCCGTGGCGCCCGGGCCGGTGCAGACGCGCTGGCTGGCCGACCATCAGGACATGGTCGAGCAGGCGATGAAGGCGACGCCGCTGGGCCGGCCGGCGACGGCCGAGGACATCGCCGAGGCGATCGTCTTCCTGGCCGACGTGACGAGCCTGATGACCGCCCAGGTGGTGGTGCTCGACGGCGGACGGACGATCTGA